In Phragmites australis chromosome 24, lpPhrAust1.1, whole genome shotgun sequence, the following are encoded in one genomic region:
- the LOC133907695 gene encoding putative glycine-rich cell wall structural protein 1, protein MAGTKLVALGFIVLLSMGLANAARVARYSSSEGSGTGGGGGGAYVSGGGSGSGSGTGSGWSGGNSAHASAGGGGGGGGSGSYGGAGYGDGSGSGSSSSRYAEGPSDGYGGYSSAGGNGGGGGGGQAGGNYGSSGHGDGSGTGSGSSEATNYQNGSGYANTNANGVGGGKGTGENGGSGGGNGAGSGYGDGYH, encoded by the coding sequence ATGGCAGGAACTAAGCTAGTAGCCCTTGGTTTCATTGTCCTCTTGAGCATGGGACTAGCCAATGCTGCAAGGGTGGCTAGGTACTCTAGTTCGGAAGGATCCGGTACAGGAGGGGGTGGCGGTGGCGCATATGTGAGTGGCGGAGGATCAGGGTCAGGGAGTGGCACTGGGTCTGGTTGGAGTGGTGGAAATAGCGCCCATGCAAGTGctggaggtggcggtggaggtggaggcagTGGCTCTTATGGTGGGGCTGGATATGGTGATGGGTCTGGCTCTGGCTCGAGCTCCAGCCGATATGCTGAAGGACCATCTGATGGTTATGGTGGTTATTCTAGCGCTGGTGGtaatggcggtggtggcgggGGAGGACAAGCCGGAGGTAATTATGGGTCTAGCGGCCATGGTGATGGTAGTGGCACTGGTTCTGGTTCTAGTGAAGCCACTAATTACCAAAATGGATCGGGTTATGCAAACACTAATGCCAATGGTGTTGGGGGTGGCAAAGGCACCGGTGAGAATGGTGGGAGTGGCGGCGGCAATGGTGCTGGATCTGGGTACGGGGATGGATACCACTAA